A genomic window from Exiguobacterium acetylicum DSM 20416 includes:
- a CDS encoding NAD(P)-dependent alcohol dehydrogenase codes for MKAAICTRYGSPDVLHITEVPRPVPKSNDLLIKVHASAVHSGDRRMRSLDVPLLGKLPMRLAVGFKRPRQPILGVVLAGEVVEVGQDVKQFQVGDRVHALTGFGFGGYAEYACVSEKRCIAKMPQHASYTEAVCLPFGGTTSLHFFRKLQIDQMKTILIYGASGAVGTAAVQLAKAKGLQVTAVCSGRNTERVKALGADHVIDYTKDGYDGLLLKYDAVFDASGKINKTQAKRHVKQNGAFASVAGQGVARERKEDLHYLNELFEAGRFKAVIDHIYSLDEIVEAHRYVDAGQKFGNVVVLIANE; via the coding sequence ATGAAGGCAGCCATCTGTACCCGCTACGGATCCCCTGACGTCTTGCACATCACAGAGGTACCACGCCCGGTTCCAAAATCAAACGATCTACTGATTAAAGTACATGCATCTGCCGTCCATTCCGGAGATCGTCGCATGCGTTCGCTCGATGTTCCACTGTTGGGGAAGCTTCCAATGCGTCTGGCTGTCGGCTTCAAGCGACCGCGACAACCGATTCTTGGCGTCGTTCTTGCCGGAGAAGTCGTCGAAGTCGGTCAAGACGTCAAGCAGTTCCAAGTCGGAGACCGTGTCCATGCCTTGACGGGATTTGGCTTCGGTGGATACGCCGAATATGCATGCGTGTCTGAGAAACGTTGCATTGCAAAAATGCCGCAACATGCATCATACACGGAAGCGGTCTGTCTCCCGTTCGGTGGTACGACGTCGCTTCATTTCTTCCGGAAACTCCAAATCGATCAGATGAAGACGATCTTGATTTACGGTGCGTCGGGCGCTGTCGGGACGGCTGCCGTTCAACTCGCAAAAGCAAAAGGGCTGCAGGTGACGGCTGTCTGTAGTGGACGAAACACGGAGCGGGTCAAAGCGCTCGGTGCCGATCACGTCATCGATTATACAAAGGACGGCTACGATGGATTGTTGCTGAAGTACGATGCCGTCTTCGATGCGTCCGGAAAGATCAATAAGACGCAAGCGAAACGGCACGTCAAACAAAACGGCGCCTTTGCATCCGTCGCGGGACAAGGTGTGGCGAGAGAACGGAAAGAAGATCTACACTATTTAAATGAACTGTTTGAAGCGGGACGATTCAAAGCCGTCATCGACCATATCTATTCACTTGATGAGATCGTCGAAGCGCACCGTTATGTCGACGCTGGGCAAAAATTCGGTAACGTCGTCGTGTTAATAGCAAACGAATGA
- a CDS encoding winged helix-turn-helix transcriptional regulator has product MPYNIPVEATLEVIGGKWKVVIMCHLIKGERRTSELRKLMPTITQKMLTQQLRELEEDGVIIRTVFEQVPPKVVYSLSEYGWSLKPILDAMCAWGEGHIDLTGGEVVSS; this is encoded by the coding sequence ATGCCATACAATATCCCAGTCGAAGCGACACTCGAAGTTATCGGTGGAAAGTGGAAGGTCGTCATCATGTGTCATTTGATTAAAGGCGAGCGTCGGACAAGTGAGCTTCGCAAGCTGATGCCGACGATCACGCAAAAAATGCTGACGCAACAATTGCGGGAGTTAGAAGAAGATGGCGTCATCATCCGGACGGTCTTTGAACAAGTCCCACCAAAAGTCGTCTACTCGTTATCCGAGTATGGCTGGTCGCTGAAGCCGATACTTGACGCGATGTGCGCGTGGGGAGAAGGACATATCGATTTGACAGGTGGAGAAGTCGTCTCGTCATGA
- a CDS encoding 6-phospho-beta-glucosidase: MPLKVVIIGGGSSYTPEIIEGFILRHHSFPVDEVVLVDIEDGKEKLEIVGKLAQRMIDKSNLKITLRWTLNRREALRGADFVSTQIRVGGLSARALDERIPLKHGFIGQETNGAGGMFKAFRTIPVLLELADEMAELCPDAWLINFTNPAGIVTEALLKHSKHQKVIGVCNIPFNMRNSVAEILHAPVEHVSIEFIGLNHFIFGRHVTVNGVDRTEDVLTALRDGNDYSPANIVGLGWSDSFLNSIKLLPNPYHQYYFQTRDVLAKDRQAYEENGTRAEVVQEVERRLFEQYQDVSLDVKPKELEQRGGAYYSDAACNLMDSLYNDRGDIQTVNALNQGTIRDLPEDAVIEVNAVITKAGPRPLSIGSLPLPVRGLITNLKTFEELTIQAAVSGKYEDAYVAAIMNPLIQDEKRIDALLKELFRSHQSYLPQFQLKEVLS; the protein is encoded by the coding sequence ATGCCACTCAAGGTCGTCATCATCGGTGGAGGCTCCAGCTATACACCGGAAATCATCGAAGGTTTCATTTTGCGTCACCATTCCTTTCCGGTCGACGAGGTCGTTCTCGTCGATATCGAGGACGGAAAAGAAAAGCTCGAAATTGTTGGTAAACTCGCACAACGGATGATTGACAAGTCTAACTTGAAGATCACGCTTCGTTGGACGCTCAATCGAAGAGAAGCCCTCCGTGGAGCCGACTTCGTCTCGACGCAAATCCGCGTCGGGGGTCTATCGGCACGGGCTCTTGACGAGCGCATTCCACTCAAGCATGGCTTCATCGGTCAAGAGACGAATGGTGCTGGCGGTATGTTCAAGGCGTTCCGGACGATTCCCGTCTTGCTCGAACTCGCGGACGAGATGGCTGAACTCTGTCCCGACGCCTGGTTGATCAACTTCACGAATCCAGCCGGCATCGTGACCGAGGCACTTTTGAAACATTCCAAGCATCAGAAAGTGATTGGTGTCTGCAACATCCCGTTCAACATGCGGAACTCCGTCGCTGAAATCCTACACGCTCCCGTCGAGCACGTCTCGATCGAATTCATCGGGTTGAATCACTTCATCTTTGGTCGACATGTCACGGTGAATGGTGTCGATCGGACAGAAGATGTACTCACTGCGTTGCGTGATGGAAACGACTACTCGCCAGCGAATATCGTTGGACTCGGCTGGTCCGACTCATTTCTGAATTCAATCAAGCTGTTGCCGAACCCGTACCATCAATATTATTTCCAAACACGTGACGTGCTCGCAAAAGATCGACAAGCTTACGAAGAGAACGGGACACGAGCTGAAGTCGTCCAAGAAGTCGAGCGCCGACTATTTGAGCAATACCAAGATGTATCGCTCGATGTAAAACCGAAGGAACTTGAACAACGCGGTGGAGCGTATTACTCGGACGCTGCATGTAACTTGATGGACTCGCTCTATAACGACCGGGGTGATATCCAGACCGTCAATGCGCTGAATCAAGGGACGATCCGTGACTTACCGGAAGATGCCGTCATCGAGGTCAACGCTGTCATCACAAAAGCCGGACCGCGTCCGCTATCGATCGGTAGCTTACCACTCCCCGTCCGTGGACTGATCACGAACTTGAAGACGTTCGAGGAACTGACGATTCAAGCAGCCGTATCTGGGAAATACGAGGACGCTTATGTCGCTGCCATTATGAATCCATTGATCCAAGACGAAAAACGGATCGATGCCTTACTTAAAGAGCTGTTTCGCTCACATCAATCTTACTTACCCCAATTCCAGCTTAAGGAGGTTCTCTCATGA
- the chbG gene encoding chitin disaccharide deacetylase → MPKTRVIVNADDFGLTTGINQGIIESHLYGPVNSTTLMMNGHAVEEAVRLSQQHPDLHVGVHLVLSWGKPLASTSQSLTKEDGTFRFTSRFLKEEPPDPEDVYLEWKAQIEAFLATGLSLHHLDSHHHIHGWSAIDSVIVELANEYQTTFRAAGNEKHRDLWLTNRFDERFYGEGVSFATLDSISPGSSVEVMVHPANMDTLLPSVTSYVKQRLVEKDLLTRYTPPDWWT, encoded by the coding sequence ATGCCTAAGACGCGTGTAATCGTCAATGCTGATGATTTCGGTTTGACGACGGGTATTAACCAAGGCATCATCGAGAGTCATCTTTACGGTCCCGTCAATTCGACGACGCTGATGATGAACGGACATGCGGTCGAAGAAGCTGTTCGACTTTCTCAGCAACACCCGGACCTGCATGTCGGCGTACATCTCGTGCTCTCTTGGGGAAAACCGCTCGCTTCGACAAGTCAGTCGTTAACAAAGGAGGACGGGACGTTTCGTTTCACGAGTCGCTTTTTGAAGGAAGAGCCACCGGATCCTGAAGACGTCTACCTGGAATGGAAAGCCCAGATTGAAGCTTTTCTTGCTACCGGGCTGTCGTTGCACCACTTAGACAGTCACCATCATATCCACGGCTGGTCCGCGATCGACTCTGTCATCGTCGAGCTCGCTAATGAATATCAAACGACGTTCCGTGCTGCGGGGAACGAGAAGCACCGGGATCTCTGGCTGACGAATCGCTTCGATGAGCGGTTTTATGGAGAGGGCGTTTCGTTTGCGACACTTGATTCAATTTCACCCGGTTCATCCGTTGAGGTCATGGTGCACCCTGCCAACATGGATACGCTACTTCCAAGTGTCACGTCTTATGTGAAGCAGCGACTTGTCGAGAAAGATCTTTTAACGAGATATACTCCACCGGATTGGTGGACATGA
- a CDS encoding MFS transporter, with the protein MNQLNSQIQEEQVPRNGGLALLALAISAFGIGTTEFVPVGLLAAIAGDLNIGITLAGLIISGYAIGVAVGAPILTALTNRMNRKTLLMALMVVFIAGNLVSAISPTFELLIVARFITAFSHGVFFSIGATIAVQLVPEHKKASAIALMFTGLTVATVTGVPLGTFIGQSFGWRATFFAVAALGIIAIIASFFLIPKDLKQSPPAKFSDMFKLLTNGRLMLGFLITALGYGGTFVAFTYLTPIMQDVTKISPSLISIILLVYGIAVAIGNTVGGKLANGNPIKALFYMFIIHAIVMIALSFMIPFKVAGIIGIILMGLLAFMNVPGLQLYIVQLAEKYVPAAVDVASALNIAAFNIGIALGATIGGLVTDTIGLVHTPWVGGIMVILAVILTGVSRRLEHQ; encoded by the coding sequence ATGAATCAATTAAACTCACAGATCCAGGAGGAACAGGTCCCAAGAAACGGCGGACTTGCCCTACTTGCCTTAGCCATCAGCGCCTTTGGGATCGGTACGACGGAATTCGTTCCGGTCGGACTGCTCGCAGCGATTGCTGGTGACTTAAATATCGGTATCACACTCGCAGGTCTCATCATTTCTGGTTACGCGATCGGTGTTGCCGTCGGTGCACCCATCCTGACGGCACTTACGAACCGAATGAACCGGAAAACGTTACTGATGGCATTGATGGTCGTCTTCATCGCTGGTAACCTCGTTTCCGCGATTTCACCGACGTTTGAATTGTTGATCGTTGCCCGTTTCATCACTGCTTTCTCGCACGGTGTTTTCTTCTCAATCGGTGCGACGATTGCCGTCCAGCTCGTACCGGAGCATAAAAAAGCGAGTGCCATCGCCTTGATGTTCACGGGTCTGACAGTCGCAACGGTCACAGGTGTACCACTCGGAACATTCATCGGTCAATCATTCGGCTGGCGCGCGACGTTCTTCGCGGTTGCTGCACTCGGCATCATCGCGATCATCGCAAGTTTCTTCTTGATTCCAAAAGACTTGAAACAATCACCACCTGCTAAGTTCTCCGACATGTTCAAACTGTTGACGAACGGACGCTTGATGCTCGGCTTCTTGATCACGGCCCTCGGTTACGGTGGAACGTTCGTCGCCTTTACGTACTTGACACCAATCATGCAGGACGTCACGAAAATCAGTCCCAGCTTGATCAGTATTATTCTGCTCGTCTACGGAATCGCGGTTGCGATCGGAAACACGGTCGGCGGAAAACTCGCGAACGGTAATCCGATTAAAGCGTTGTTCTATATGTTCATTATCCATGCCATCGTCATGATCGCCCTCTCGTTCATGATTCCATTCAAGGTCGCCGGTATCATCGGTATCATCTTGATGGGACTCCTTGCGTTCATGAACGTCCCTGGACTCCAGCTCTATATCGTCCAGTTGGCTGAAAAATATGTCCCAGCAGCAGTCGATGTTGCATCTGCCTTGAATATCGCAGCTTTCAATATCGGCATCGCACTCGGAGCAACGATCGGTGGTCTCGTCACCGATACGATCGGTCTCGTCCACACGCCATGGGTCGGCGGGATCATGGTCATTCTTGCCGTCATCTTGACAGGTGTCTCGCGTCGTCTCGAACATCAATAA
- a CDS encoding GntR family transcriptional regulator, with product MSQSTLQTAIKEELLSRIKRGYYEEGKKFPTEYVLCEEFDVSRTTVRGALNQLTLEGYLIRQQGRGTFVAGKKVRQTLSHTPNNYAAQLAVQGKRGEVSLIQLSVVSATDVLTEVFAVEEQAPIQKIERIRHADGEPTQYEISFIPWSIAPGITKEQAEHSLFDTLAKVFDIQVAKTTESLEIVLADEAISSHLKCPVNAPCFYIETVTEDQGGQIIEYSRSYFRGDKTNFVIERSYR from the coding sequence ATGTCGCAATCAACATTACAGACGGCAATTAAAGAAGAATTGCTATCGCGGATCAAGAGAGGCTATTACGAAGAAGGGAAAAAATTCCCGACAGAGTATGTGCTGTGTGAGGAATTTGATGTCAGTCGGACGACCGTTCGAGGGGCATTGAACCAGTTGACGCTAGAAGGATACTTGATCCGACAACAAGGACGTGGAACGTTCGTTGCGGGCAAAAAAGTCCGACAGACCTTATCGCATACACCGAACAACTACGCCGCTCAATTAGCGGTGCAAGGGAAGCGAGGCGAGGTGTCGCTAATCCAATTATCCGTCGTCTCTGCGACTGATGTCCTGACAGAGGTTTTTGCAGTAGAGGAACAGGCACCGATCCAGAAAATCGAACGGATTCGTCATGCTGACGGTGAACCGACACAATATGAGATCTCATTCATCCCGTGGTCGATTGCTCCAGGAATTACGAAGGAACAGGCGGAGCATTCGTTGTTCGATACGTTAGCAAAAGTCTTTGATATCCAGGTGGCGAAAACGACAGAGTCACTTGAAATCGTTCTAGCCGATGAAGCGATCAGTAGTCATCTGAAATGTCCAGTCAATGCACCGTGTTTCTACATCGAAACCGTAACAGAGGATCAAGGGGGACAAATCATCGAGTATTCGCGTTCCTATTTCCGTGGGGATAAGACGAATTTCGTGATTGAACGTTCGTATCGTTAA
- the celB gene encoding PTS cellobiose transporter subunit IIC, whose amino-acid sequence MNKFIEIAGRIGSQRHLVAIRDGFVSVMPLIIVGSLAILINNFPAIQIGSWSLDFVGSMNAAFGEGSWQRLGGNIWNASFAILGLLVAFSIAYNLARSYDIDGLAAGILSIASYVMLVPVTKDWGLSFAWLGAQGLFVAIIVSLLVTEAFRFLIHTKLTIRMPEGVPGGVTRSFQALIPSMIILTVVAAIQLLIQVKLELSIFEVIFKAIQQPLQGFGDSLAAGLIIALLNHVLWFFGLHGTNIIGSVIEPIYLPLIEQNLAAFQAGASAYDVPYTVTKPFLDAFVFMGGSGATLSLLLAIFIVVRKQRNHPYHQVAKLSAPAGLFNINEPVIFGMPIVLNPVMLIPFILAPVVLTVVSYVALSTGMVPKTVAIVPWTTPPIISGYLVTGGSIRGVLLQVFNLTLATLIYIPFVVAGARAMTAEINRNKDSIHEGEKIS is encoded by the coding sequence ATGAATAAGTTCATTGAAATTGCCGGACGGATCGGTTCCCAGCGCCATCTTGTCGCCATCCGTGACGGCTTTGTCTCCGTCATGCCGCTCATCATCGTCGGCTCACTCGCGATTCTAATCAATAACTTCCCTGCCATCCAGATCGGTAGCTGGTCGCTCGATTTCGTTGGCTCGATGAATGCCGCTTTCGGTGAAGGTAGTTGGCAACGGCTCGGCGGCAACATTTGGAATGCATCCTTCGCAATCCTCGGCTTACTGGTCGCCTTCTCGATTGCCTATAACTTGGCACGGTCCTACGATATCGATGGTCTCGCCGCTGGTATCTTGTCGATCGCGTCTTACGTGATGCTCGTTCCGGTCACGAAGGACTGGGGACTCAGCTTCGCTTGGCTCGGCGCCCAAGGCTTATTCGTCGCCATCATCGTCTCGCTTCTCGTAACGGAAGCATTCCGTTTTCTCATTCATACGAAGCTGACGATCCGAATGCCGGAGGGTGTGCCCGGTGGTGTCACCCGATCGTTCCAAGCCTTGATTCCTTCAATGATCATTTTGACGGTCGTTGCTGCGATCCAGTTGCTCATCCAAGTGAAACTCGAGCTCAGCATCTTTGAGGTCATCTTCAAGGCAATCCAACAACCGCTTCAAGGCTTCGGTGATTCGCTCGCTGCTGGTCTGATCATCGCCCTCTTGAACCATGTCCTCTGGTTCTTCGGTCTACACGGCACGAACATCATCGGGTCGGTCATCGAGCCGATTTACTTACCGCTGATTGAACAGAACTTAGCTGCCTTTCAAGCTGGTGCTTCCGCCTATGACGTGCCATATACGGTAACGAAACCGTTCCTCGATGCCTTCGTCTTTATGGGTGGCTCCGGTGCGACATTGTCACTCCTACTTGCGATCTTCATTGTCGTAAGGAAACAACGCAATCATCCTTATCATCAAGTCGCTAAGCTATCAGCACCCGCCGGTCTATTCAATATCAACGAACCGGTCATCTTCGGCATGCCGATCGTGCTCAACCCGGTCATGCTGATCCCGTTCATCCTTGCACCGGTCGTCTTGACGGTCGTCTCGTATGTCGCACTATCGACTGGGATGGTACCGAAAACGGTCGCCATCGTTCCATGGACGACACCACCGATCATTAGCGGGTACCTTGTCACCGGTGGTAGCATCCGCGGTGTCCTGCTTCAGGTGTTCAATCTGACGCTCGCGACATTGATCTATATCCCGTTCGTCGTAGCAGGAGCGCGCGCCATGACTGCCGAAATCAATCGAAACAAAGACAGTATACATGAAGGAGAGAAAATCAGTTGA
- a CDS encoding PTS lactose/cellobiose transporter subunit IIA, protein MIILHAGNARSSAFEAIAAAKRSDEALVQAKLEEAETSFLEAHKLQTELLQEEARGTSNEMSVLLVHAQDHLMTAMTVKELATEMIDMITKINRLEETK, encoded by the coding sequence ATGATCATCCTACATGCCGGAAATGCACGCTCGAGTGCGTTTGAAGCGATCGCTGCTGCTAAACGCAGTGACGAAGCACTTGTTCAAGCGAAACTCGAGGAAGCAGAGACTTCGTTTCTTGAGGCACACAAACTTCAGACAGAACTTTTACAAGAAGAAGCACGAGGAACCAGCAACGAGATGAGTGTCCTACTTGTCCACGCTCAAGATCATCTGATGACAGCGATGACGGTCAAGGAACTGGCGACCGAGATGATCGACATGATCACGAAAATCAATCGACTGGAGGAAACGAAATGA
- a CDS encoding DUF4084 domain-containing protein: MFKQPKSFILIILLYALGYYGWIFTFSDSQFLEALGGNIFSIAGLLIALLYLKIAIKWADSNDRKFWLLIAFGTFCYLVAELIWFFTESIFHKNVAFPGWPDVFYILQVLFLLYALIYKILKDAAIQQRISFLFDVMIILVVASTFSWHFLIEPILDTSVATINALIVSLIYPLGDLGMLVAASFLFFNLTSKDKSLSMYLIIAAVTIQAIADSVYLYLIAQDTYISGSLIDPLFIIAMIVLAFSGLQHQPNTISTTLTTHHEKLNIFQMLTPYGGVLILFVFMGFHSRSFDIVTVGSGLSILLVITRQVLIIIENHKLVRRYYDQAQTLELSEERYKSLFEYHPDPVYSTDLKGQFDSANTACSDLLGVSKTDLMGQDSLRYVKDTHRMTVAKELKEVFKGMPRSYETVVENALGSSMYMNITNVPIIVQNEIVGIFGIGKDVTEIKRNEQRIQYLAYHDALTGLFNRLAFEERLLKLIKSNSLHPSSNVSLFFMDLNQFKAVNDTLGHDIGDQLLKAVARRLQSFETDFDMMARQGGDEFTLLLKNVKSYEQLHRMATQLLSTLQAPYEIANHMISCPPSIGISSYPTDASSMLEMLQHADLAMYRAKDIPSGSYVLYNELQHMPS; this comes from the coding sequence ATGTTTAAACAACCTAAAAGTTTTATCCTAATCATTCTACTTTATGCGTTAGGCTATTATGGATGGATTTTCACTTTTTCTGATTCTCAATTCCTTGAAGCACTAGGGGGAAATATCTTTTCGATTGCAGGGTTGTTGATCGCCCTTCTCTACTTAAAGATTGCTATCAAATGGGCTGATTCAAATGATCGTAAGTTCTGGTTACTTATCGCTTTCGGCACCTTTTGTTATTTAGTCGCCGAATTGATTTGGTTTTTCACAGAAAGTATTTTCCACAAAAACGTGGCGTTTCCAGGATGGCCAGACGTGTTTTACATTCTTCAAGTCCTTTTCCTGCTTTACGCTTTGATATACAAAATTTTGAAGGATGCAGCAATACAGCAACGCATTTCATTCTTATTTGATGTCATGATCATTTTAGTCGTTGCGAGTACCTTTTCTTGGCACTTTTTAATCGAACCTATTCTGGATACGAGTGTGGCAACCATTAATGCTCTCATTGTTTCCTTAATCTATCCTTTAGGAGATTTGGGTATGTTAGTCGCCGCCTCCTTTTTATTTTTTAATCTTACGAGTAAAGATAAGAGTTTATCCATGTATCTCATTATCGCAGCCGTCACGATACAAGCAATCGCTGACTCTGTTTACTTGTATTTGATTGCTCAAGACACATACATCTCAGGTAGTTTAATTGACCCTCTGTTCATCATAGCAATGATCGTTTTAGCTTTTTCAGGTCTTCAACATCAGCCAAATACTATAAGTACAACGTTAACGACTCATCACGAAAAGTTAAATATTTTTCAAATGCTCACGCCTTATGGGGGAGTCTTGATTCTGTTCGTCTTCATGGGATTTCACTCGCGTAGTTTCGATATCGTGACAGTAGGTTCAGGACTTTCCATTTTACTCGTCATTACCCGGCAAGTCTTAATTATTATCGAGAATCATAAATTAGTCCGTCGCTACTACGATCAAGCACAAACGCTTGAATTAAGCGAAGAAAGGTATAAATCCTTGTTCGAATACCATCCAGATCCAGTGTATTCAACGGACCTTAAAGGTCAATTCGATAGTGCGAATACTGCCTGTAGCGATCTTCTCGGTGTCTCTAAAACTGACTTGATGGGTCAAGATAGCCTTCGCTATGTCAAAGATACACACCGGATGACGGTCGCGAAAGAATTAAAGGAAGTATTTAAAGGTATGCCACGAAGTTATGAGACCGTTGTTGAAAATGCATTGGGTTCCAGTATGTATATGAACATCACCAATGTTCCAATCATCGTCCAAAACGAAATTGTTGGAATCTTCGGTATCGGTAAAGATGTGACTGAAATAAAACGAAATGAACAACGTATTCAATACCTTGCCTATCATGATGCGCTGACAGGACTATTCAATCGGCTTGCGTTCGAAGAACGACTGTTAAAGCTCATTAAAAGTAATTCTCTTCATCCTTCATCAAATGTGTCTTTATTTTTCATGGACTTAAATCAATTTAAAGCAGTCAACGATACACTTGGACACGATATCGGTGATCAGTTATTGAAAGCTGTTGCTAGAAGACTACAATCATTCGAAACGGATTTTGACATGATGGCACGACAAGGCGGTGATGAATTTACATTACTTTTAAAGAATGTTAAATCATACGAACAACTTCATCGTATGGCAACTCAGTTGTTGAGCACGTTACAAGCACCTTATGAGATTGCCAATCATATGATTTCTTGTCCGCCAAGCATCGGTATCTCCTCCTATCCGACGGATGCCTCGAGTATGCTCGAGATGCTACAGCACGCGGATCTCGCCATGTATCGCGCAAAAGACATTCCCTCAGGAAGCTACGTTCTTTATAATGAACTTCAACATATGCCGAGTTAA
- a CDS encoding GNAT family N-acetyltransferase: MNVDIHQLSIHETPPMELLLAADPSLKLVENYVKRGHCFVAENNEQWIGVYVLLPTRPQTIEIVNIAVDELYQGKGVGKDLLRHAINTAKTMGYTTIEIGTGNSSIGQLALYQKCGFRIVGIDMNFFLRHYEEEIIENGIRCTDMIRLSQDI, encoded by the coding sequence ATGAATGTAGATATTCATCAATTGTCCATCCATGAGACTCCTCCGATGGAGCTCTTGCTAGCGGCGGACCCGTCTCTGAAGTTAGTCGAAAACTATGTAAAAAGAGGTCATTGTTTCGTTGCTGAAAACAATGAACAATGGATCGGCGTGTATGTACTTCTCCCGACAAGACCGCAAACAATAGAAATCGTAAATATCGCAGTGGACGAGTTGTACCAAGGAAAAGGTGTCGGGAAGGATCTTTTACGACATGCGATTAACACAGCTAAAACAATGGGATACACCACCATAGAGATCGGAACAGGAAATTCAAGCATTGGACAGTTAGCACTTTACCAAAAATGTGGATTCCGGATCGTCGGAATCGACATGAACTTTTTCTTGAGACACTATGAAGAGGAAATCATCGAAAATGGAATCCGGTGTACCGATATGATTCGATTATCCCAAGATATATGA
- a CDS encoding PTS sugar transporter subunit IIB, translating to MNILLVCSAGMSTSILVEKMRTEAVARGLDATIEAVPESRLKEHTTMDVILIGPQVRYLENKIRSAVNVPVAVIDNMAYGLMKGDQVLDQALSLTGTAHA from the coding sequence ATGAACATCTTACTCGTCTGCTCAGCAGGCATGTCCACTTCAATCTTAGTAGAAAAAATGCGGACGGAAGCCGTAGCACGAGGACTTGACGCAACGATCGAAGCAGTACCCGAATCGCGACTAAAGGAACATACGACGATGGACGTCATCTTGATCGGTCCGCAAGTCCGCTACCTCGAGAATAAAATCCGTTCAGCAGTTAACGTGCCGGTTGCTGTGATTGACAACATGGCATACGGGTTGATGAAGGGCGATCAAGTGCTTGATCAAGCACTCTCGCTGACTGGCACGGCACATGCCTAA